From a single Brassica rapa cultivar Chiifu-401-42 chromosome A01, CAAS_Brap_v3.01, whole genome shotgun sequence genomic region:
- the LOC103836519 gene encoding bZIP transcription factor 11, producing MESSSSGTTSSTIQTSSGSEENLMEQRKRKRMLSNRESARRSRMKKQKLLDDLTAQVNQLKKENSEIVTSVSITTQHYLAVEAENSVLRAQLDELSHRLESLNDIIGLLENTNGVWPNPLTGPESDDFLVNQMNMNMFHMMNQPLMASSDALLY from the coding sequence ATGGAATCGTCGTCGTCGGGAACAACTTCGTCGACGATTCAAACGTCTTCAGGGTCAGAGGAGAATCTCATGGAGCAGAGGAAACGTAAGAGGATGCTCTCAAACCGCGAGTCAGCGAGGAGATCAAGGATGAAGAAACAGAAACTCCTCGACGATCTAACGGCTCAGGTTAACCAGCTCAAGAAAGAGAACAGCGAGATCGTGACAAGTGTCAGCATCACGACGCAGCACTACTTGGCCGTGGAAGCAGAGAACTCTGTTCTCCGGGCTCAGCTCGATGAACTCAGCCACAGGCTCGAATCTCTCAACGACATCATCGGTTTGCTAGAGAATACCAACGGGGTTTGGCCGAACCCTCTGACTGGTCCAGAGTCAGATGACTTCCTCGTGAATCAGATGAATATGAACATGTTTCATATGATGAACCAGCCTCTCATGGCATCTTCTGATGCTTTGCTGTATTAG